A window of the Bradyrhizobium diazoefficiens genome harbors these coding sequences:
- a CDS encoding beta strand repeat-containing protein has translation MATITSSDQTVLSASAFTSSIGVNTHVSYAWGSYNNLALVEADLKYLGVTTLRDGLTNIPGAQPVLDGLANDGYKFDLGASSSIPATGAAGLQQYIAALDAFEAAHPGSIIALEGLNEVNHQAFSYNGSSTIEAAAQFQQALYSAIKADASLAKFPVYNLTLAYDDPADFAKLGNLGASSDYANSHAYVSTGTTPAAALASALNLASSASSGDPKVITETGYTTLSTTPYLGVNESVQAKSILNTLMDAFKDGVGTTYLYELLDRNSSSSDTDPQSHFGLFYDDGTPKLAATAVHNLTTILNDDGTGSGQPTSPLSYTLSNMPDSGNSLVLGKSNGAYDLVVWAEPKVWDPRTNTEISNPSQTVTVQLDGVHQSIKVYDPTGGTDPIETFTNVSSFTIPVSDHPIIIEIDGVSRAASNPAQATDVTGTAAQIVAELADLSASTALQSITLTDTHVLAVASASTMNYIISHYGNALAAIQGGYSFSVTTSTSSWSETKFFNASGTQTGTQTSNFSNGVITSKSLVNVDSSSDTILYAAGVKTQEVIVSANGAKQTTNYNSDGSISSETDAASDKTVTTTVYTNGLKSKVYVTNADGTHTNTFYGITGQAYTTQIQTTKADGTMTSITQLHADGTTQYTKVLNADGSTTTDLYNSAGQKTSEVRNYADGSRLTTNYDTTGAVTQTVAKAASGASTTTNYSAGVLASVYITSADGTKEAKLYTAGQIASDSVQNTDGSSTMTVYANGVKSKVYATHADGTHTNTFYNITGQAYTTQIQTTKADGTVVTITQLHADGTTQYTKVTNADGGTTTGLYNTAGQRITAVQNYADGSSLTTTYNTSGVATQTVSKAVNGTTTTTNLSAGVQTSVYITSADGTKETKLFAAGVIASDLVQKTDGSSTMTVYVSGVKSKVYVTNADGTHTNTFYNITGQAYTTQIQTTKADGTVTAFTNLHADGTTQYTKITNADGGTTTGLYNTAGQKITEVHNYADGSSLTTTYNTSGVVTRTVAKATNGTTTTTNLSAGVQTSIYITTADGTKETKLFTAGVIASDLVQKTDGSSSMTVFASGVKSKVYVTNADGTHTNTFYNITGQAYTTEIQKTKADGTITAITDLHADGTLQYSKVVNADGSITTDQYDSTGHKTTEVVNYADGSTLTSTYDTAGAVTQTVTKDSGNSTTTNFSSGVKTSVYITNADGSKESDLYTSGHLTSTLIQKTDGSSATTVYSNDIKTATYETHADGTHTNTFFNVTGKAYTTEIQQSKADGTITSITDLHADGSLQYTKVVNSDGSVTTDLYDSTGHKTTEVQNYTDGSTLSSTYDTTGSVTQTVAKANGDTTTTNFSGGVKTSVYIANADGSKDTQTYSSGKIASDYVQNTDGSNATTVYTDGVKAKMYVNNADGTHDNFYFNATNTEHDSYNTAGNLAYVDIQNSDGTHNTSAKVAGITLAGGTGNDIFAAAGVGSTTISFSGGNDTVNGFHAGSATGHDTVAIAKLMAADYSHLQLSQSGADTLIHVTANDTILLKNVVAANVTSGDFLFV, from the coding sequence ATGGCAACGATCACCAGCAGCGACCAAACTGTTCTCTCCGCAAGCGCGTTCACAAGTTCAATCGGCGTCAACACGCACGTTTCATATGCGTGGGGCAGCTACAACAATCTCGCACTCGTCGAAGCCGATCTCAAATATCTCGGCGTCACCACGCTTCGTGACGGTTTGACGAACATCCCGGGAGCACAGCCCGTGCTCGACGGTCTGGCGAACGACGGATACAAATTCGATCTCGGCGCTTCATCGTCGATCCCGGCGACGGGTGCCGCGGGCTTGCAGCAATACATCGCCGCGCTCGACGCGTTCGAGGCGGCTCATCCGGGCAGCATCATCGCGCTCGAAGGTCTGAACGAGGTCAATCACCAGGCGTTCAGCTATAACGGCAGCTCGACGATCGAGGCGGCCGCGCAATTTCAGCAGGCGCTCTACAGCGCGATCAAGGCCGATGCGTCGCTCGCGAAGTTTCCTGTCTACAATCTGACTCTCGCTTATGACGATCCCGCGGACTTCGCGAAACTCGGTAATCTCGGCGCGTCCTCGGACTACGCCAACTCGCATGCCTATGTCAGCACCGGCACCACGCCGGCGGCTGCGCTGGCGTCAGCGCTGAATCTGGCGAGCTCGGCATCTTCCGGCGATCCCAAGGTGATCACCGAAACCGGCTACACCACGCTGAGCACCACGCCATATCTCGGCGTGAACGAATCGGTGCAGGCAAAATCGATCCTCAACACCTTGATGGACGCCTTCAAAGACGGCGTCGGCACCACTTATCTCTACGAACTGCTCGATCGCAATTCGTCGAGCAGCGATACCGATCCGCAGAGCCATTTCGGACTGTTCTACGACGACGGCACGCCCAAGCTGGCTGCCACCGCGGTCCATAATCTGACGACGATCCTCAACGACGACGGAACCGGCAGCGGCCAGCCGACCAGCCCGCTGAGCTATACGCTCAGCAACATGCCGGACTCCGGCAACAGCCTGGTGCTCGGCAAGAGCAACGGCGCCTACGATCTGGTCGTCTGGGCCGAGCCGAAGGTCTGGGATCCGAGGACGAACACCGAGATCAGCAATCCGAGCCAAACCGTCACGGTTCAGCTCGACGGCGTGCACCAGTCCATCAAGGTCTACGATCCCACCGGCGGTACCGACCCGATCGAGACATTCACCAATGTCAGCTCGTTCACGATTCCCGTGAGCGATCACCCCATCATCATCGAGATCGACGGCGTGTCGCGTGCGGCCTCGAACCCGGCCCAGGCCACCGACGTCACCGGCACGGCCGCCCAGATTGTCGCGGAACTCGCCGACCTCTCGGCATCCACCGCTCTGCAGTCGATCACGCTGACCGACACCCACGTGCTCGCTGTCGCGTCGGCGTCGACGATGAACTACATCATCTCGCACTACGGGAACGCGCTCGCCGCGATCCAGGGCGGCTACTCGTTCTCCGTCACGACCTCCACGTCGAGCTGGAGCGAGACGAAGTTCTTCAACGCGTCCGGCACGCAGACGGGAACGCAGACGTCGAATTTCAGCAACGGCGTCATCACCAGCAAGTCGCTCGTCAACGTCGACTCGAGCAGCGACACGATCCTGTACGCGGCCGGCGTCAAGACGCAGGAAGTGATCGTCAGCGCCAACGGCGCCAAGCAGACCACCAACTACAATTCGGACGGCAGCATCTCGAGCGAGACGGATGCTGCCTCCGACAAGACCGTCACGACCACGGTCTACACAAACGGCCTGAAGTCCAAGGTCTATGTGACCAATGCCGACGGAACGCACACCAACACGTTCTACGGCATCACCGGGCAGGCCTACACGACCCAGATCCAGACAACCAAGGCCGATGGAACGATGACTTCCATCACCCAATTGCACGCCGACGGCACGACGCAGTACACCAAGGTGCTCAACGCCGACGGCAGCACCACCACGGACCTCTACAACAGCGCCGGCCAGAAGACGTCGGAGGTGCGCAACTATGCCGACGGTTCGCGCCTGACCACGAACTACGACACCACCGGCGCGGTGACGCAGACCGTCGCGAAGGCTGCCAGCGGTGCAAGCACGACGACGAACTACAGCGCCGGCGTGCTGGCATCTGTCTACATCACCAGCGCCGACGGCACCAAGGAAGCCAAGCTGTATACGGCGGGGCAGATCGCCAGCGATTCCGTGCAGAACACCGACGGATCGTCGACGATGACGGTCTATGCCAACGGCGTCAAATCCAAGGTGTATGCCACCCACGCCGACGGCACCCACACCAACACCTTCTACAACATCACCGGTCAGGCCTACACGACGCAGATCCAGACGACCAAGGCCGACGGAACGGTGGTCACCATCACGCAACTGCATGCCGACGGCACGACGCAGTATACCAAGGTCACCAATGCGGACGGCGGCACCACCACCGGCCTCTACAACACCGCCGGCCAGAGAATCACCGCTGTCCAGAACTACGCGGACGGTTCGAGCCTGACCACGACCTACAACACATCAGGGGTCGCGACGCAGACGGTTTCCAAGGCAGTCAACGGCACCACCACGACCACCAACCTCAGCGCCGGCGTTCAGACCTCGGTCTACATCACCAGCGCCGACGGCACCAAGGAAACCAAGCTGTTTGCGGCCGGCGTGATCGCCAGCGATCTCGTCCAGAAGACCGATGGATCGTCGACGATGACGGTCTATGTGAGCGGCGTGAAATCGAAGGTGTATGTCACCAACGCCGACGGCACCCACACCAACACCTTCTACAATATCACCGGCCAGGCCTATACGACACAGATCCAGACCACCAAGGCCGACGGAACGGTGACCGCCTTCACCAATCTGCATGCCGACGGCACGACGCAGTACACCAAGATCACCAATGCGGACGGAGGCACCACCACTGGCCTCTACAACACAGCGGGCCAGAAGATCACGGAGGTGCACAACTACGCCGACGGATCGAGCCTCACGACGACCTACAATACTTCAGGCGTCGTGACACGGACCGTGGCCAAGGCAACCAACGGCACCACCACGACCACCAACCTCAGCGCCGGCGTCCAGACCTCGATCTACATCACCACCGCCGACGGCACCAAGGAAACCAAGCTGTTCACAGCCGGCGTGATCGCCAGCGATCTCGTCCAGAAGACCGACGGGTCGTCGAGCATGACGGTGTTCGCCAGCGGCGTGAAATCGAAGGTGTATGTCACCAACGCCGACGGCACCCACACCAATACCTTCTACAACATCACCGGCCAGGCCTACACGACCGAGATCCAGAAGACCAAGGCCGACGGCACCATCACGGCGATCACCGACCTCCACGCCGACGGCACCCTGCAGTACTCCAAGGTCGTCAACGCCGACGGCAGCATCACCACCGACCAGTATGACAGCACCGGCCACAAGACGACCGAGGTCGTCAACTACGCCGATGGCTCGACGCTGACGTCCACCTACGATACGGCAGGCGCGGTCACGCAGACGGTGACGAAGGACAGCGGCAATTCCACGACGACCAACTTCAGCAGCGGCGTCAAGACGTCGGTCTACATCACCAACGCCGACGGCTCGAAGGAGTCCGATCTCTACACGTCCGGTCACCTGACCAGCACGCTGATCCAGAAGACCGACGGCTCGTCGGCAACGACGGTCTACAGCAACGACATCAAGACCGCGACCTACGAGACGCATGCCGACGGCACGCACACCAACACGTTCTTCAACGTCACCGGCAAGGCCTATACGACCGAGATCCAGCAGAGCAAGGCGGACGGCACCATCACGTCGATCACCGATCTGCACGCCGACGGCAGCCTGCAATACACCAAGGTCGTCAACTCGGACGGCAGCGTCACGACGGACCTGTACGACAGCACGGGCCACAAGACGACCGAGGTGCAGAACTACACCGACGGCTCGACCCTGTCGTCCACCTACGATACGACCGGCAGCGTGACCCAGACGGTGGCGAAGGCCAACGGCGACACCACGACGACCAACTTCAGCGGTGGGGTCAAGACTTCGGTCTACATCGCGAATGCCGACGGCTCGAAGGATACCCAGACCTATTCGAGCGGCAAGATCGCCAGCGACTACGTCCAGAATACGGACGGCTCGAACGCGACGACGGTTTACACGGATGGCGTCAAGGCGAAGATGTACGTCAACAACGCCGACGGGACGCACGACAATTTCTACTTCAACGCGACCAACACGGAGCACGACTCCTACAACACGGCCGGCAACCTGGCTTATGTCGACATCCAGAACTCGGACGGAACGCATAACACGTCGGCCAAGGTCGCGGGCATCACGCTTGCCGGCGGCACCGGAAACGACATCTTCGCGGCGGCCGGCGTCGGATCGACCACGATCTCCTTCAGCGGCGGCAACGACACGGTCAACGGCTTCCACGCCGGATCGGCGACGGGCCACGACACGGTCGCGATCGCCAAGCTGATGGCCGCCGACTACAGCCATCTCCAGCTCAGCCAGTCCGGTGCCGATACCCTGATCCACGTCACGGCGAACGACACCATCCTGCTGAAGAACGTCGTTGCCGCGAACGTGACCAGCGGCGACTTCCTGTTCGTCTGA
- a CDS encoding glycosyltransferase codes for MSLEWNDLTPSESKLSNAPLESKPPTVLNRSTEAGRSVACVIVTYGRREQLVRRTVAAVQASPAVKRVIVVDNGCNRPVRVDDFATTPPVDVIRLASNLGSAGGFHAGIAAAQRLEDDDLGFVLILDDDNVGEDGFLDRLLALHTALGATDDIGLCALRRHRGIYPALLADQNAVAIRANSFLNFHLASLPSKLWRRFARSAQRDPENYGEFHLRRIETAPYGGLLLPIGAVRKVSPPNKEFVLYSDDHDYSLRLMDAGVAIYLTDVGCINDAEESWDQKPSASARSALVSPDAPAWRLYYACRNRILIEKRYTTSPIVYRINRTSYVGLLAIEAILAYRSLSGARKALRPLLEAIADGDAQRLGWRTEYQLPGASPSSTASAH; via the coding sequence ATGTCGCTCGAATGGAACGACTTAACGCCAAGCGAGAGTAAATTGTCGAACGCTCCCCTCGAATCGAAGCCACCGACCGTCCTCAATCGCTCGACCGAAGCGGGGCGCTCGGTCGCATGTGTCATCGTGACGTATGGACGACGCGAGCAGCTGGTACGGCGGACCGTTGCTGCCGTTCAGGCCAGCCCCGCGGTCAAACGTGTGATCGTGGTCGACAATGGATGCAACCGTCCGGTGAGGGTTGATGATTTCGCAACCACACCTCCCGTCGATGTCATCAGGCTCGCTTCAAATCTGGGATCGGCCGGCGGCTTTCACGCCGGCATCGCCGCTGCCCAGCGGCTCGAAGACGACGATTTGGGGTTCGTCCTCATTCTGGACGACGATAATGTCGGCGAGGACGGCTTCCTGGACCGCTTGCTCGCGCTGCATACGGCGCTCGGCGCGACGGACGATATCGGACTGTGCGCATTGCGCAGGCATCGCGGCATCTATCCGGCTTTGCTCGCCGATCAGAACGCGGTGGCCATCCGCGCCAACTCGTTCCTGAACTTTCATCTCGCCTCGCTTCCGTCGAAACTGTGGCGACGGTTCGCACGATCCGCGCAGCGAGACCCGGAGAATTACGGAGAGTTTCATCTGCGCCGGATCGAGACCGCGCCCTATGGCGGGCTGCTGCTGCCGATTGGCGCCGTCCGGAAGGTTTCGCCTCCGAACAAGGAGTTCGTCCTCTATAGTGACGACCACGACTACTCGCTGCGCCTGATGGACGCCGGCGTCGCCATCTATCTGACGGATGTCGGTTGCATCAACGATGCGGAAGAATCCTGGGACCAGAAGCCCAGCGCCAGCGCGCGCAGCGCGCTCGTCAGCCCCGACGCACCGGCGTGGCGGCTCTATTATGCCTGCCGGAACCGGATCCTGATTGAGAAACGGTATACGACCTCGCCGATTGTCTATCGTATCAACCGTACGAGCTATGTCGGCCTGCTAGCGATCGAGGCAATCCTGGCTTACCGCAGCCTTAGTGGTGCCAGAAAGGCGCTTCGTCCGCTGCTCGAAGCCATCGCCGACGGCGACGCACAGCGACTCGGTTGGCGAACCGAGTATCAATTGCCCGGCGCGTCACCGTCGAGCACCGCGTCCGCGCATTAG